In Amphiura filiformis chromosome 2, Afil_fr2py, whole genome shotgun sequence, one DNA window encodes the following:
- the LOC140142546 gene encoding uncharacterized protein, with amino-acid sequence MWGCAMGSPVSPVIANLYMEHFEITALRNSPVKPSVWLRYVDDTYVIIRETDVKIFTEHINSQNSHIKFTSEPEVDGFLAFLDTKVLRNADGSVSISIYRKPTHTDQYLHFDSHHPIAHKLSVIRTLFHRAEIAVTDPEERVKEVEHIKSALGRCGYHNWTFGLAKAKDKSKNTPDPPTNANQVEGKKSSTYITLPFIEGLSQKLQRIFKSYGVATSFRPHSTLRKLLVAPKDPTPTEKKSGVVYEIPCGECTSSYIGQTGRQLGDRLKEHKSTAPSRKRSAVAEHKTESHHNIDWESTKVI; translated from the exons ATGTGGGGTTGTGCTATGGGCAGCCCGGTCAGTCCGGTTATCGCAAACCTGTACATGGAACATTTTGAGATCACCGCTTTACGCAATTCACCTGTCAAACCTTCCGTGTGGCTTCGTTATGTGGACGATACTTACGTTATCATTCGCGAAACTGATGTGAAAATTTTCACCGAACATATCAACAGTCAGAATTCGCATATCAAATTCACCAGCGAACCGGAAGTGGACGGATTCCTTGCATTTTTGGACACCAAAGTCTTGCGAAACGCCGACGGATCCGTGAGCATCTCCATCTACAGAAAACCTACACATACGGATCAATACCTCCATTTTGATTCACACCATCCCATCGCTCACAAATTAAGTGTCATCAGGACATTATTTCACAGAGCTGAAATAGCGGTGACAGACCCCGAGGAAAGGGTGAAGGAAGTTGAACATATCAAGTCCGCGTTAGGacgttgtggttaccacaattggaCTTTCGGTTTAGCCAAAGCTAAGGACAAAAGTAAGAACACTCCTGACCCTCCTACTAATGCCAACCAAGTAGAGGGAAAGAAATCGTCGACCTACATCACCCTACCCTTTATAGAGGGGTTGTCACAGAAGCTCCAGCGTATTTTCAAATCCTACGGTGTTGCTACAAGCTTCAGACCGCACAGTACGCTGAGAAAACTATTAGTCGCACCTAAGGATCCCACTCCAACTGAGAAAAAATCAGGTGTGGTCTACGAGATACCCTGCGGCGAATGTACAAGTTCATACATCGGCCAGACAGGTAGACAACTCGGAGATAGACTGAAGGAGCACAAGTCAACTGCCCCCAGCCGCAAACGCTCTGCTGTTGCAGAGCACAAAACCGAGTCTCACCACAACATCgactgggaatccacaaaggt AATATGA